A region from the Azospirillaceae bacterium genome encodes:
- a CDS encoding type I polyketide synthase produces the protein MFYEGRLEVARLPLLADHLVHGQPVVSGACYMSMLTGVAAAESGRLEVRDVAFLQALPVPADGVTVQLALQPQADGSRVATLISLGTVEGEYRSHVTATLHPLEESTALTALDVCQAGCPQTVALDDHYGRLEERHIALGPQYRWMTALSRGTDQAFCRLRRPAELDAATDAAYGLHPGLIDACFGLMIAAVDLDVADTFIPSSIERLRLHRQPAAETLWAWGRFTRQADGGGVRGDIQLCGDDGMPVLTLMGFTGRVARREQVLGTGPALPLYRLDWQADAPPQTEAPTPGAWLVLADSHGLGEVVAAKLACRSVPINSPALEQVLRDETTAAGRGGLGILHLGNLDIDASTAPAQARTLGLAPALLAAQALAAAAAPGALWLVTRGAQAATDGQAVTAGQATVWGLAKVLRLEQPSLPCRTIDLDPATTGQETEADRLLDELAIGGQAEVALRGDRRLHPVLVPLAPVASSQAPALSPDASYLVAGGSGALGSVMVDWLADRGARHIVIASRRGTVDDGQVRQLAEQGVSLYPLRADLADGAALALAWRRLEPQLPPLRGLIHAAGVLDDGALSAQTPQRLEAVAAPKMEGALALAQLAEGRDLDFLVLFSSAASILGHPGQANYAAANAHLDALAADLRARGHRAVAISWGPWGAAGMAASDRVTAGFNRLGIHPLTADQGRRALETALAANVPHVGALSCDWDRYVGQSVAQHGDGTGRTALFRRLVKPAAPVVAPAVAAEVDLSTRLAGATGETRRQLLAALVLDVVTEALSFTGADVVDRRVALMEQGLDSLAAVSVRANLARALNGALPRALPVGLVFEHPTVDDLVHFLEQQTAPATAPESAAPSNEDDDLDDLSLAELEALVSRELDGGLLKAGS, from the coding sequence GTGTTCTATGAGGGCCGGCTGGAGGTGGCACGCCTACCGCTGCTGGCCGACCATCTGGTCCACGGCCAGCCGGTGGTGTCCGGCGCCTGCTACATGTCCATGCTGACCGGCGTGGCGGCGGCGGAAAGCGGCCGGCTGGAGGTGCGCGACGTCGCCTTCCTGCAGGCCCTGCCCGTGCCAGCGGATGGCGTCACCGTGCAACTGGCGCTGCAGCCCCAGGCGGATGGCAGTCGGGTCGCCACCTTGATCTCTTTGGGCACGGTGGAGGGTGAGTACCGCAGCCACGTTACCGCCACCCTGCATCCGCTGGAAGAATCCACCGCCCTGACCGCCCTGGACGTATGTCAGGCGGGATGCCCGCAGACGGTGGCGCTGGACGACCATTACGGGCGCCTGGAAGAACGCCACATCGCGCTGGGTCCGCAGTATCGCTGGATGACGGCCCTGTCGCGCGGCACGGACCAGGCGTTCTGCCGCCTGCGCCGCCCGGCGGAACTGGATGCCGCGACCGACGCCGCCTATGGCCTGCACCCGGGCCTGATCGACGCCTGCTTCGGCCTGATGATCGCCGCCGTGGACCTGGACGTGGCCGATACCTTCATCCCGTCCAGCATTGAGCGTTTGCGCCTGCATCGCCAACCGGCCGCGGAAACCCTGTGGGCCTGGGGCCGTTTCACCCGCCAGGCCGACGGCGGCGGGGTTCGCGGCGACATCCAGCTGTGCGGCGATGACGGCATGCCGGTGCTGACCCTGATGGGTTTCACCGGCCGTGTCGCCCGCCGCGAGCAGGTCCTGGGGACCGGCCCCGCCCTGCCGCTGTATCGCCTGGACTGGCAGGCCGACGCCCCGCCCCAGACCGAGGCCCCCACGCCCGGCGCCTGGCTGGTGCTGGCCGATAGCCATGGGCTGGGCGAAGTGGTGGCGGCCAAGCTGGCTTGCCGCAGCGTGCCGATCAACAGCCCGGCCCTGGAACAGGTGCTGCGCGACGAGACCACGGCTGCCGGCCGCGGCGGCCTGGGCATCCTGCACCTGGGCAATCTGGACATCGACGCCAGCACCGCGCCGGCCCAAGCCCGCACCCTGGGCCTGGCCCCGGCCCTGCTGGCCGCCCAGGCGCTGGCGGCCGCGGCCGCGCCGGGCGCCCTGTGGCTGGTGACCCGAGGCGCACAAGCGGCGACCGACGGCCAGGCCGTGACGGCGGGCCAAGCCACTGTCTGGGGCCTGGCCAAGGTGCTGCGGCTGGAACAGCCGTCCCTGCCCTGCCGCACCATCGACCTGGACCCCGCGACCACCGGCCAGGAGACGGAAGCCGACCGGCTGCTGGACGAACTGGCCATCGGCGGCCAGGCGGAGGTGGCATTGCGCGGCGACCGGCGCCTGCACCCGGTTCTGGTTCCCCTGGCGCCCGTCGCATCATCCCAGGCACCGGCCCTGTCCCCCGACGCCAGTTACCTGGTGGCCGGCGGTTCCGGCGCCCTGGGATCGGTGATGGTGGACTGGCTGGCTGATCGCGGCGCGCGGCACATCGTCATCGCCAGCCGGCGCGGCACGGTCGATGACGGGCAGGTCCGGCAGTTGGCGGAACAGGGCGTATCCCTCTATCCCCTGCGGGCCGATCTGGCCGACGGCGCGGCGCTGGCCCTGGCCTGGCGCCGGCTGGAACCGCAGCTGCCGCCCTTGCGCGGCCTGATCCATGCCGCCGGCGTGCTGGACGACGGTGCCCTGTCCGCACAGACGCCGCAGCGCCTGGAGGCGGTGGCAGCACCGAAGATGGAGGGCGCGCTGGCCCTGGCCCAATTGGCCGAGGGGCGTGACCTGGACTTCCTGGTGCTGTTCTCCTCCGCCGCGTCCATCCTGGGCCATCCCGGCCAGGCCAACTACGCCGCCGCCAACGCCCATCTGGACGCGCTGGCCGCCGATTTGCGGGCACGGGGGCATCGGGCGGTGGCCATCAGCTGGGGCCCGTGGGGGGCGGCCGGCATGGCCGCCAGCGACCGCGTCACCGCCGGCTTCAACCGCCTGGGCATCCATCCGCTGACCGCCGACCAGGGGCGCCGTGCCCTGGAAACGGCGCTGGCCGCCAACGTGCCGCATGTCGGCGCGCTCAGTTGCGACTGGGACCGGTATGTCGGCCAGAGCGTGGCGCAGCACGGCGACGGCACCGGCCGCACCGCCCTGTTCCGTCGCCTGGTGAAACCCGCCGCCCCGGTCGTGGCGCCCGCAGTGGCGGCCGAGGTGGACCTGTCCACACGGCTGGCCGGCGCCACGGGCGAGACACGGCGGCAGTTGCTGGCGGCCCTGGTGCTGGACGTGGTGACGGAGGCGTTGAGCTTCACCGGCGCCGACGTGGTGGACCGTCGCGTCGCCCTGATGGAGCAGGGGCTGGACAGCCTGGCCGCCGTCAGCGTCCGCGCTAACCTGGCCCGGGCGCTGAACGGCGCCTTGCCGCGCGCGTTGCCCGTCGGCCTGGTTTTCGAACACCCGACGGTGGACGATCTGGTCCATTTCCTGGAACAGCAGACGGCCCCCGCCACCGCCCCGGAAAGTGCGGCCCCGTCGAACGAGGATGACGACCTGGACGATTTGAGCCTGGCTGAACTGGAGGCGCTGGTCAGCCGTGAGTTGGATGGCGGCCTGCTGAAGGCCGGATCATGA